One window of Scheffersomyces stipitis CBS 6054 chromosome 1, whole genome shotgun sequence genomic DNA carries:
- a CDS encoding predicted protein: protein MCFSPFRRRECTASFQPHNTSDALFSSLLFKEKNYDSNRASERTQNIPLIQKDFGPLFAFEQLAIPLLILDLMEEDQSLECRWKTWVRADKTNQFLWLLNRFRKRKFCTPADFDLFHNHQYHHEDDKTYVAACNLRSANATITTSTFTDALRTENTVHDTLATFFQKCKPSFLIPHLFGSRSAAISSILETVDLISPVELSLAQESDSNIAPESVESVSPLEPFESVKTCSLSFIAIYNEESESDADDYHNQIETAATSTEVKSKPGHGHRSRISQMLARMSFRWRTSRSEIAGTAPTGNPIKTSITANTASFTNPCLTSVATFVTHDPKIADRKEESEPKRLENQNLLSPLLGYTLHGVGVPEKVDKGYRQSENSYSITRKVEVTAPMKLENSRNKVNKVEKVGPKDCAFELHTKIKDSGTFKTCDHVSSITESISILGRDCQLPVFKSVPSKNLDADSLKCELSFETDNIVGIVIPIHAASATTTATNSDPDGLLGQGENPERSTGNKGWANGFSDPDAIEQSQIPKIKSSLNRRKLKKSMNSITAAVIGQLEDGEQLQAEYSDSVQASMKEPETEIELVPQSQPLYHDCECWAASPAASLRCVISHHRTIALMLEGTPLGEISKPGFQPVPETESELKSVPETVPVQIVSNYDSVTNSEHWQPFRTLHYWSEVHHEASPEVQISGKPDEPEPEAEVRPKPESISEPKSEPGFVLRVKRQFEVASEFNPVNEFQKVILGAKYVDHNFNFKWSPLELNSLVKGNENEKIFENDAVCIENVASEVIVPDSLPIKIVSKPKSFIPEGPFGVASDSIVPHTHSNTNNHTTNSSISIACMTPLQNFHQPAPQEQRMQLSPRPHLEVFNDSHPSNFSSPNISNFIQMIQMICLPATPNPCTIVEMQPKNFDYHYNSNIVYIPCNMEQICKQLIEMGLGSRESFRHYLRAPPKSMNEPVFISQTAVSVGQVPSMLGKFIADGAIDPQDVSEIYFGACPDYSSNVRNVTSLDDFVRHLQVIQEKVLEANGVVLSRWLEYPSYHCTGFEYSKKPYSLPNPPPYQIPIHHPYGIYSLKRRHPHLGLLFSFTRLDEQARRIKGRIKFELGIY, encoded by the coding sequence ATGTGTTTCTCTCCTTTCCGCAGAAGGGAATGCACAGCGAGCTTTCAACCCCACAACACTTCTGATGCTTTATTCAGTTCTTTGCTtttcaaagagaagaactATGATAGTAATAGAGCAAGCGAGAGAACTCAGAACATACCACTTATTCAAAAGGACTTTGGGCCACTCTTTGCATTTGAGCAGTTAGCTATCCCACTCTTGATACTTGATCTcatggaagaagatcagTCCCTTGAGTGTCGTTGGAAGACGTGGGTTCGGGCAGACAAGACCAATCAATTCTTGTGGTTGTTGAACCGCTTCAGAAAACGCAAGTTCTGTACCCCTGCTGACTTTGACCTATTTCATAACCATCAATACCATCACGAAGACGACAAAACCTACGTAGCTGCTTGCAACTTGCGTTCTGCCAACGCCACCATCACAACCTCCACCTTCACAGATGCACTCCGAACGGAAAACACTGTTCATGACACATTGGCcactttcttccaaaaatGCAAGCCGTCATTTCTTATCCCTCATTTATTCGGTCTGAGATCGGCTGCCATTTCATCCATTTTGGAAACTGTTGATCTTATTTCACCAGTAGAGCTCTCTCTTGCTCAAGAGTCCGATTCAAACATCGCACCTGAATCTGTTGAGTCAGTTAGTCCACTTGAACCCTTTGAAAGCGTTAAAACTTGCTCACTAAGTTTCATTGCTATCTATAATGAAGAAAGCGAGAGCGATGCTGATGATTACCATAATCAAATTGAAACCGCTGCTACTCTGACAGAAGTCAAATCCAAACCTGGTCATGGTCACCGGAGCCGCATTAGCCAAATGCTAGCTAGAATGTCTTTCAGATGGCGAACCTCTCGTTCTGAAATTGCGGGCACTGCTCCAACTGGCAATCCAATTAAGACTTCAATTACAGCCAACACTGCCTCCTTTACTAATCCATGTTTAACGTCCGTTGCTACCTTTGTCACCCATGATCCAAAAATAGCAGACAGGAAGGAGGAATCTGAACCGAAAAGGCTCGAGAATCAAAACTTGTTGAGTCCTTTACTCGGATACACCCTTCATGGTGTTGGAGTTCCAGAGAAAGTGGATAAGGGCTACAGGCAATCTGAAAATTCGTATTCAATAACTagaaaagtagaagtaACTGCACCCATGAAACTTGAGAATTCAAGGAACAAGGTGaacaaagttgaaaaagtCGGACCTAAAGATTGTGCTTTCGAGCTTCATACAAAAATCAAAGATAGTGGCACATTCAAAACGTGTGATCATGTTTCCTCCATTACCGAACTGATACTGATATTGGGCAGAGATTGTCAGCTTCCTGTTTTCAAATCTGTTCCCTCAAAAAACTTAGATGCTGATTCTTTAAAATGTGAGCTTTCATTTGAGACAGACAATATTGTTGGGATTGTTATCCCTATTCATGCCGCTTCAGCTACAACTACTGCTACTAATTCTGATCCTGATGGACTTCTTGGGCAAGGTGAAAACCCCGAACGATCTACGGGGAACAAAGGTTGGGCTAATGGGTTCTCTGATCCTGATGCAATTGAACAGTCCCAGATTCCAAAGATCAAGTCAAGCTTGAATCGCAGAAAATTaaagaagtcaatgaaCTCCATCACTGCTGCAGTTattggccaacttgaagatggtGAACAACTTCAGGCGGAATATTCAGATTCTGTTCAAGCTTCTATgaaagaaccagaaacagaaattgaGCTTGTACCACAATCTCAACCATTATATCATGATTGTGAGTGCTGGGCAGCATCACCAGCCGCTTCTCTTAGATGCGTCATTTCGCATCATCGCACCATTGCTCTCATGTTGGAAGGCACTCCGTTGGGTGAAATTTCGAAGCCAGGGTTTCAGCCTGTTCCCGAGACAGAATCTGAGCTCAAGTCTGTTCCTGAAACTGTTCCTGTTCAAATTGTTTCCAATTATGATTCTGTAACAAATTCTGAACATTGGCAACCTTTTCGAACACTTCATTATTGGTCTGAAGTTCATCATGAAGCATCTCCTGAAGTTCAAATATCAGGGAAGCCAGatgaaccagaaccagaagcGGAAGTTCGACCAAAGCCTGAATCTATATCTGAACCAAAGTCGGAACCCGGATTTGTCCTTAGGGTTAAACgtcaatttgaagttgcaTCGGAATTTAATCCTGTCAATGAATTCCAAAAGGTAATCTTAGGAGCCAAATATGTTGACCataatttcaatttcaagtgGCTGCCtttagaattgaattcaCTAGTCAAAGGGaatgagaatgaaaagatATTTGAGAACGATGCCGTAtgtattgaaaatgttgCCAGCGAAGTTATTGTTCCTGACTCACTACCAATAAAGATAGTCAGTAAGCCAAAGAGCTTCATCCCTGAAGGACCATTTGGAGTAGCATCCGATTCTATTGTACCTCATACTCATTCAAATACCAACAATCATACAACGAACTCTTCGATATCTATCGCATGTATGACTCCACTCCAGAATTTCCATCAACCAGCGCCTCAAGAGCAACGTATGCAATTATCACCTCGACCACATCTAGAAGTCTTCAATGATTCGCATCcttcaaacttttcaagtCCAAACATTTCCAATTTTATTCAGATGATTCAAATGATCTGTTTGCCTGCAACTCCAAATCCATGTACTATAGTAGAAATGCAACCCAAAAACTTCGATTATCATTATAATAGCAACATTGTTTATATCCCTTGTAATATGGAACAGATCTGTAAGCAACTTATTGAAATGGGTCTTGGAAGTCGCGAGTCTTTCCGGCATTACTTGAGGGCTCCACCTAAATCAATGAATGAGCCAGTCTTCATCTCGCAGActgctgtttctgttgGTCAAGTACCCTCCATGCTTGGGAAGTTTATCGCTGATGGAGCTATTGATCCACAGGATGTTTCAGAAATCTACTTTGGGGCATGTCCCGACTATTCTAGCAATGTTAGGAATGTTACCAGTCTCGATGACTTTGTCAGACATTTGCAAGTTATTCAAGAAAAGGTTCTTGAGGCTAACGGCGTAGTTCTTTCAAGGTGGTTGGAATACCCCTCGTATCATTGCACAGGTTTCGAGTACTCGAAGAAGCCATATTCCCTTCCCAACCCTCCTCCCTACCAGATACCAATACATCATCCCTACGGCATCTACTCCTTGAAAAGACGTCATCCACACTTAGGGCTTTTGTTCAGCTTTACAAGATTAGACGAACAAGCTCGCCGTATCAAGGGTAGAATAAAATTTGAGTTGGGAATTTACTAG
- a CDS encoding predicted protein produces MLSTAVEIIQCVDEYITKTLQSNSFTENLIGTPTSKFITEFLIITFVILMSYEVIYWSGIYLSLWEYHAKDIFTEVPVHCAHVYIRLNVVSKSKLEKTKEYYVLKKNSKYNVLYWNKLNQLGGEIFSLDRFIKYHFEFSPEDFEMNKEPEFGSTVDHLREKIFTLFKDSEVYSQFHNDKLSKTDVLLFNNRNEEVTHASGDKYLSQCHIETGNVIDSIVLY; encoded by the coding sequence ATGTTGTCCACCGCGGTAGAAATCATACAATGTGTTGATGAGTATATCACCAAGACGCTTCAATCGAATTCGTTTACTGAGAACCTAATTGGAACTCCTACCAGCAAATTCATAACCGAATTCTTGATTATTACCTTTGTGATTTTGATGAGCTATGAAGTAATATACTGGAGTGGGATCTACTTGAGCTTGTGGGAATATCATGCCAAAGACATCTTCACAGAAGTGCCCGTCCATTGTGCTCATGTCTACATTCGTTTAAACGTAGTTTCCAAGAGtaagttggaaaagacCAAAGAGTACTatgtcttgaagaaaaataGCAAGTACAACGTGCTATACtggaacaagttgaaccaaCTTGGAGGCGAAATATTCTCTCTTGATAGGTTCATCAAGTACCACTTCGAGTTCAGTCCTGAAGATTTCGAGATGAACAAGGAACCTGAATTTGGCTCCACTGTAGACCATTTGAGAGAAAAGATTTTTACACTCTTCAAAGATTCTGAAGTATACAGCCAATTTCACAACGACAAATTGTCCAAGACAGATGTCTTATTATTCAACAACCGTAACGAGGAAGTGACCCATGCTAGTGGTGACAAATATTTGAGCCAGTGCCACATTGAAACAGGTAATGTCATCGACAGCATTGTGTTATATTAA
- a CDS encoding predicted protein, giving the protein MRFNTSSNTNSYTHLTMTSISKEKIDNLILNYFIQEGYQEAAISFSKELNIDITKTSTHYHHDGRARLFSSSLGSINSLNGQEFSNLVEDYFDQPDVATNSRNQASHRENTNSKLVSAYSTINQRKEIKLLILKGSITEAIKKISEYFPSILDSNNLLHFKLLRSNLIEMIRKHKLNADMDKDEKQFLDSILTFVRENLINKVSNSSKLLKELEITMSLLCFNFDPNIKDIEDQKDLPSELRSLFKLSLRNQCYRLVNKAILNLNDYDDDDDKFIVGDVDKGSIEKSYKGPKFVEFDLSSLDKYEPTEGDQSDRDFEMFNDDEIEYSMDHSKSLSQLITSEEADDSVNEKETVEDELNKLQSLTLESKLERIVKLWTITEQRLVDLNIIKEKRYTLNDEYL; this is encoded by the coding sequence ATGCGTTTtaatacttcttcaaatactAATTCATATACTCATTTAACAATGACAAGTATATCCAAAGAgaagatagataatttgATTCTCAACTATTTCATTCAGGAGGGCTATCAAGAGGCGGCTATAAGTTTTTCCAAAGAGCTTAACATTGATATAACTAAAACTTCAACCCACTACCATCATGATGGAAGGGCTCGCTTATTCTCCAGTAGTTTGGGATCcatcaattctttgaacGGCCAGGAGTTTTCCAATTTAGTTGAGGATTATTTCGATCAGCCTGATGTCGCTACCAATTCCAGAAATCAAGCCAGTCATCGCGAGAACACCAACTCCAAGCTTGTTTCTGCGTATTCTACTATCAATCAGAGAAAGGAGATTAAGTTGTTAATATTGAAGGGTTCGATTACTGAAgctatcaagaagatcagtGAGTACTTTCCTTCTATTTTAGATTCGAACAACTTATTGCACTTTAAATTGTTAAGATCAAACTTGATAGAAATGATACGGAAGCACAAGTTGAATGCTGATATGGATAAAGACGAAAAACAGTTTCTTGATAGTATTCTCACTTTTGTGAGAGAAAACTTGATAAACAAAGTTTCTAACTCTTCAAAGTTACTtaaggaattggaaataACCATGAGTTTATTGtgtttcaactttgacCCTAATATTAAGGACATTGAGGATCAGAAGGATTTGCCTCTGGAATTACGGtctcttttcaaactttcGTTGAGAAACCAATGCTACAGATTAGTAAACAAGGCTATCCTTAATCTCAACGACtatgacgatgatgatgataaATTTATAGTTGGAGATGTGGATAAAGGTAGCATTGAAAAACTGTACAAGGGACCTAAATTTGTTGAGTTTGACTTGAGTAGTTTGGACAAATATGAGCCTACCGAAGGAGATCAATCTGATAGAGACTTTGAAATGTTCAATGATGATGAGATTGAATACAGTATGGACCACAGTAAGAGTTTGAGTCAGCTTATTACTTCTGAAGAGGCGGATGACTCAGTAAACGAAAAGGAAACAGTAGAAGACGAGTTGAATAAACTACAGAGTTTAACTTTGGAGTCCAAATTAGAGAGAATCGTCAAGTTATGGACCATTACTGAACAGAGATTAGTGGATCTCAACATCATTAAGGAGAAGCGATACACATTGAATGATGAGTACTTGTAA
- a CDS encoding predicted protein, translated as MPSVFRKVFLLLSCTFLGLICGTLYLYSSYSPQFAKQLNYKVSDSSTIALCGTLGVAISGPLAGIVVDKRGYTLSLLIGGVSIGSGYFGLKRQYDLEYSNVPLSAFFILMIGSGSTFINSSCLKCCALSFPSIRGVATSLPLALYGLSALFYSVIASVFFPGDTSRFLGFISYSSIAIFIVCAPSIMSCDYDIPSRRNKSKLEKPDRQKNTNVSGVELMKSSKFWLLFIITGSLASLGQMYIYSVGYIVKALITHKLSEGGGVLPQSTDEIEALIQKDQQIQVGLLSVANCIGRILSGILGDVISQSFNKPRSWLLFIPSIGFAITSVMGQKINDFNSLPVASLFTGFFYGFTFCIMPIIVGDTFGMENFSYNWGIVSLAPIFPSFYFTSLFGSTYDSNSTKDENSELICLIGNRCYNSIFSLTFNVCALAIVAVILLNFEPLGKRLRSSISAKKENLPLTDQYPLNEKSS; from the coding sequence ATGCCCTCTGTGTTTCGAAAAGTATTCTTACTTCTATCATGTACTTTCCTTGGTCTCATCTGTGGTACCCTATACTTGTACTCCTCGTATAGCCCTCAATTCGCCAAGCAGTTGAACTACAAAGTGTCTGATTCATCCACCATAGCACTCTGCGGTACATTAGGTGTCGCCATTTCTGGTCCCCTAGCAGGAATAGTTGTAGATAAAAGGGGCTATACGTTATCTTTGCTCATTGGTGGAGTGTCCATAGGCTCCGGCTACTTTGGGTTGAAAAGGCAATACGACTTGGAATATCTGAATGTACCATTGTCTGCATTTTTCATACTTATGATAGGCAGCGGTTCGACATTCATCAATTCGAGTTGTTTGAAATGCTGTGCTCTCAGTTTTCCCAGTATTAGAGGTGTAGCAACATCGCTACCTCTCGCATTGTACGGACTCAGTGCCTTGTTCTACTCTGTGATAGCCTCGGTGTTTTTCCCAGGCGACACCTCACGGTTTCTCGGTTTCATTTCTTATTCATCCATAGCTATTTTCATTGTTTGTGCACCCAGTATCATGTCTTGTGATTATGATATTCCATCTAGACGAAACAAATCAAAGCTAGAAAAACCAGACCGACAAAAAAATACCAACGTTTCTGGAGTAGAGCTTATGAAATCTTCTAAATTCTGGCTCTTGTTCATTATCACAGGAAGTTTGGCTTCTTTAGGACAGATGTATATTTATTCTGTTGGCTACATTGTAAAAGCACTTATAACTCACAAGTTGTCAGAAGGAGGGGGTGTATTACCTCAATCAACAGATGAAATAGAAGCTCTCATCCAAAAGGATCAACAGATTCAAGTGGGCCTACTTTCTGTAGCTAACTGCATTGGTAGAATTCTTTCAGGAATTCTTGGTGATGTTATTTCGCAGTCATTCAATAAGCCTAGATCGTGGCTCTTGTTCATTCCCTCTATTGGGTTTGCAATAACTCTGGTGATGGGACAGAAGATTAACGACTTTAATAGCTTGCCAGTGGCCTCTCTTTTTACTGGGTTTTTTTATGGTTTTACTTTCTGTATCATGCCCATTATAGTTGGCGATACCTTTGGAATGGAGAATTTCTCGTACAATTGGGGTATCGTTAGCCTTGCTCCAATATTTCCAAGTTTTTATTTCACAAGTTTGTTTGGTAGCACCTACGATTCAAACTCGACTAAAGACGAAAACTCAGAATTGATTTGTTTGATTGGAAACAGGTGCTAcaattcaatattttcaCTAACGTTTAATGTTTGCGCTTTGGCTATAGTTGCCGTAATTCTCCTTAATTTCGAACCGTTAGGTAAACGGTTGCGTTCGTCTATCTCtgcaaagaaagagaacttGCCACTAACAGATCAATACCCTCTTAACGAGAAGAGTAGTTGA